From a region of the Odoribacter splanchnicus DSM 20712 genome:
- a CDS encoding zinc ribbon domain-containing protein → MATNNEKLQELSVEEKLQHLYELQRIDTEIDKIKTLRGELPLEVQDLEDEIAGLETRLENLKNEISEADKSVTNKKQEITKSEELIKKYSEQLDNVRNNREYDALTKEVEFQKLEIELQQKRIREAQKLKAEKEVNLEISNKQYTEKKADLEAKKAELDDIIAETHKDEEALIKKSEELSQNIEERLLTAYRKIRDNARNGLAVVTVDRDACGGCFNKIPPQRQLDIRSRKKIIVCEYCGRILIDKYICDYDGSMQKADLESAMEAQKKKGRRIKKSEE, encoded by the coding sequence ATGGCAACAAACAACGAAAAACTGCAAGAACTTTCTGTCGAAGAAAAATTGCAGCATCTTTACGAGCTACAACGCATTGATACCGAGATCGATAAAATCAAGACATTAAGAGGGGAATTGCCTCTTGAAGTTCAGGACTTGGAAGACGAAATCGCCGGTCTGGAAACCCGTCTTGAAAATTTGAAAAATGAAATCAGTGAAGCTGACAAAAGTGTAACAAACAAAAAACAGGAAATCACCAAGTCGGAAGAGCTGATAAAAAAATATTCAGAGCAATTGGATAATGTCCGTAACAATCGGGAATACGATGCCCTGACCAAAGAAGTCGAATTTCAGAAACTGGAAATCGAATTACAGCAAAAAAGAATCCGGGAAGCTCAAAAACTGAAAGCCGAAAAAGAGGTAAATCTGGAAATTTCCAACAAACAATATACAGAAAAGAAAGCAGATTTAGAAGCGAAGAAAGCGGAACTGGACGACATCATCGCCGAAACCCACAAAGATGAAGAAGCATTGATCAAAAAATCCGAGGAATTATCTCAGAATATCGAAGAGCGTTTGTTGACAGCCTACCGGAAGATCCGTGACAATGCCCGCAACGGCCTGGCAGTCGTCACCGTCGACCGGGATGCTTGTGGAGGTTGTTTCAATAAAATTCCGCCACAGCGGCAATTGGATATCCGCTCCCGGAAAAAAATCATCGTGTGTGAGTATTGCGGACGAATCCTGATCGACAAATATATCTGTGACTATGACGGCAGCATGCAAAAAGCAGATCTCGAATCAGCGATGGAAGCTCAAAAGAAAAAAGGAAGACGAATCAAAAAATCAGAAGAATAA
- a CDS encoding Nif3-like dinuclear metal center hexameric protein, protein MQNQQRPLYVRDILSILEDFAPLSLQESYDNAGLICGNPEAEIHSVLLSTDITEEVIDEAVQGGHDLLISHHPLTIQGLKNLRPDSYVKRCLIKAIRHNLNIYSAHTNLDAVLHGVSGRMADKLGLQNRKILQPGGKLFSLCFYTPVSKAEEVRQAVLGVGGGHIGNYSHCSFNQKGEGTFHAEAGSHPYVGVIGTLHREEEIKTEITVPEYLLSKSIETLLKVHPYEEPVWNIVNLDNTNPVTGFGIIGELAEPADSLPFLQQVKKTFRCKVVRHTAICKSQIRKVAVCGGSGAFLTSAAIAQGADIYITGDYKYHDFFQAENRLILTDIGHYESEQFTKEIFYELVTKKISNFAIQFSKVETNPIHYL, encoded by the coding sequence ATGCAAAACCAGCAACGGCCCCTATATGTCAGAGACATCCTCTCTATTTTAGAGGACTTCGCTCCTTTGAGTTTACAGGAAAGTTACGATAATGCCGGACTCATCTGTGGCAATCCGGAAGCCGAAATACATTCGGTTCTGTTAAGCACGGATATTACCGAAGAAGTAATCGACGAAGCCGTACAGGGAGGACATGATCTGCTCATCTCCCACCATCCGCTCACGATACAGGGATTAAAAAATCTGCGTCCGGACAGCTATGTAAAACGTTGCCTCATCAAAGCCATTCGGCACAACCTCAATATCTACTCCGCACATACCAATCTGGATGCCGTATTACACGGTGTCAGCGGCAGAATGGCCGACAAACTGGGATTACAAAACCGGAAAATCCTGCAACCGGGCGGTAAATTATTCAGCCTGTGCTTCTACACGCCTGTTTCAAAGGCAGAAGAAGTAAGACAAGCCGTATTGGGAGTAGGCGGAGGCCACATCGGTAATTACAGTCACTGTTCATTCAACCAGAAAGGAGAAGGCACCTTTCACGCCGAGGCAGGCAGTCATCCCTATGTCGGAGTGATCGGGACCCTTCACCGGGAGGAAGAGATAAAAACCGAAATTACGGTCCCTGAATACCTCCTCTCCAAAAGCATAGAGACTTTACTGAAGGTACATCCTTATGAAGAACCGGTATGGAACATCGTTAACCTGGATAATACCAATCCTGTAACGGGTTTCGGAATCATCGGCGAACTCGCCGAGCCAGCCGATAGTCTGCCTTTCCTGCAACAGGTAAAAAAGACTTTCCGTTGTAAAGTCGTCCGTCACACTGCAATCTGTAAATCTCAGATCCGGAAAGTAGCCGTCTGCGGCGGTTCCGGTGCCTTCCTCACTTCGGCCGCAATAGCTCAGGGAGCCGATATATATATCACCGGAGACTACAAATACCACGATTTCTTCCAGGCAGAAAATCGGTTGATCCTGACAGACATCGGGCATTATGAAAGCGAACAGTTCACAAAAGAGATTTTTTATGAGTTAGTTACAAAAAAAATATCTAACTTTGCAATTCAGTTTTCGAAGGTCGAAACAAATCCCATACATTATTTATAA
- the alaS gene encoding alanine--tRNA ligase, with protein sequence MKSAEIRQKFLDFFESKGHTIVPSAPMVIKDDPTLMFTNAGMNQFKDIILGNINPKHRRVADSQKCLRVSGKHNDLEEVGHDTYHHTMFEMLGNWSFGDYFKEDAIAFAWEFLTGVMGLDKNRLYATVFEGSKEDGLEGDAEARKIWMNYLSEDRILFGNKKDNFWEMGDMGPCGPCSEIHIDLRPEEERKLKSGRELVNQDNPLVIEIWNLVFMQYNRKADGSLENLPNHHVDTGMGFERLCMAVQGKTSNYDTDVFTPIIDEISRLSGLKYGVSHDADVAMRVIADHLRTISFSITDGQLPSNVKAGYVIRRILRRAVRYAYTYLDQKEAFMYRLVPVLIEVMGKHYPELVAQQELIEKVIREEENAFLRTLDKGIKLLDRIIEKTKAEDFLTIPGNVAFELYDTYGFPLDLTELILREKGLVVNRREFKAEMEAQKERSRSASSVDTDDWIELIDDDVQEFVGYDYTEVEVKITRYRKVVTKNKTFYHLVFNITPFYGEGGGQVGDSGVLIGEKETIRIIDTKKENGLTIHLAEKMPEDVTQTFIAKVDEHKRVLTANNHSATHLLDYALRKVLGKHVEQKGSYVSDEHLRFDFSHFQKVTDEELAEVAAIVNRLIRMNIPLEEHRSVPMAKAQAMGALAIFGEKYGDLVRVIKYGESVELCGGTHVPATGQIGFFKILSESSVSAGVRRIEAITADKAEEYINNSFAIIREMEKMFKSNKNLMECVKNVLEENEGLKKETEKFAKESLRLLKERLKNEKKVYRDINLIITNLSIPAAQAKDIAFQLKGEYEKVIFIAGGVNAGKPHLTVMISNSIAEDYGLNAGQIVREAAQEIKGGGGGQPFFATAGGAYPEGIEKAIEKAEKLVMHKINVD encoded by the coding sequence ATGAAATCAGCAGAGATCAGACAAAAGTTTCTGGATTTTTTTGAAAGTAAGGGACATACTATCGTCCCTTCGGCACCCATGGTGATTAAGGACGATCCTACGTTGATGTTTACAAACGCAGGAATGAATCAGTTCAAAGATATTATTCTTGGGAATATCAATCCCAAACACCGGCGTGTCGCGGACTCGCAGAAATGTCTCCGGGTTTCCGGAAAACACAACGACCTGGAAGAGGTAGGACACGATACATATCATCATACGATGTTCGAGATGCTGGGGAACTGGTCGTTCGGTGATTATTTCAAAGAAGATGCGATTGCTTTTGCCTGGGAATTCCTGACCGGAGTAATGGGGCTGGATAAAAACCGGTTGTACGCTACTGTCTTTGAAGGAAGCAAAGAGGACGGACTGGAAGGAGATGCAGAAGCCCGTAAAATTTGGATGAATTATTTGTCCGAGGATCGAATCCTCTTCGGCAATAAAAAAGATAATTTTTGGGAAATGGGGGATATGGGACCTTGTGGGCCTTGTTCTGAAATCCATATCGACCTCCGGCCCGAGGAGGAGAGAAAATTGAAATCCGGTCGTGAACTGGTGAATCAGGATAATCCACTGGTGATCGAAATCTGGAACCTTGTATTTATGCAATACAACCGGAAAGCGGACGGAAGTCTGGAAAATTTGCCCAATCATCACGTGGATACAGGAATGGGATTCGAACGGCTTTGTATGGCTGTGCAAGGAAAAACTTCTAATTATGATACGGATGTTTTTACTCCAATCATCGATGAAATATCCCGGCTTAGCGGTTTGAAGTATGGGGTGTCACACGATGCCGATGTGGCTATGCGGGTGATTGCAGACCATTTGCGTACTATTTCTTTCTCTATTACAGACGGGCAATTGCCTTCGAATGTGAAAGCAGGTTATGTGATCCGCCGGATCTTGCGGAGAGCGGTGAGATATGCTTATACTTACCTGGATCAGAAGGAAGCTTTCATGTACCGGTTGGTGCCTGTTTTGATAGAAGTGATGGGAAAACATTATCCGGAATTGGTCGCTCAGCAAGAATTGATTGAAAAAGTGATACGGGAAGAAGAAAATGCCTTCCTGAGGACATTGGATAAAGGTATCAAATTGCTGGATCGGATTATCGAGAAAACTAAAGCAGAAGATTTTCTGACGATTCCCGGTAATGTTGCTTTTGAATTATACGATACTTATGGATTCCCACTCGATTTGACCGAATTGATCTTGCGGGAGAAAGGGTTGGTGGTTAACCGCCGGGAATTCAAAGCTGAAATGGAAGCTCAAAAAGAGCGTTCCCGTTCAGCATCTTCTGTAGATACGGACGATTGGATCGAATTGATCGACGACGATGTTCAGGAGTTCGTAGGATATGATTATACCGAGGTGGAGGTAAAAATCACCCGTTATCGGAAAGTAGTTACCAAGAACAAGACCTTCTATCACCTGGTATTCAATATTACTCCTTTCTATGGAGAGGGAGGAGGACAGGTAGGTGATAGCGGAGTACTGATCGGAGAGAAAGAGACTATCCGGATTATCGATACTAAGAAAGAAAATGGACTGACCATTCATTTGGCGGAGAAGATGCCGGAGGATGTAACCCAGACTTTCATCGCGAAAGTGGATGAACATAAGCGGGTGCTGACCGCTAATAATCACTCGGCTACTCACCTGCTGGATTATGCTTTGCGGAAAGTGTTAGGAAAGCATGTCGAACAGAAAGGTTCTTATGTGAGTGACGAGCATTTACGGTTCGATTTTTCACATTTCCAGAAAGTGACCGATGAAGAACTGGCCGAGGTTGCTGCCATTGTAAACCGGTTGATCCGTATGAATATTCCTTTGGAAGAACATCGCAGTGTCCCTATGGCTAAGGCACAAGCTATGGGAGCTTTAGCGATTTTCGGGGAAAAATATGGCGATCTGGTCCGGGTGATCAAGTATGGGGAATCTGTCGAACTGTGTGGAGGTACACACGTTCCGGCTACCGGACAAATTGGTTTTTTCAAGATTCTGTCTGAGAGTTCGGTTTCTGCCGGTGTGCGTCGTATTGAAGCGATCACAGCCGATAAAGCGGAAGAGTACATCAATAATTCCTTTGCTATCATCCGGGAAATGGAAAAGATGTTCAAATCCAATAAAAATCTGATGGAATGCGTAAAGAATGTTTTGGAAGAGAACGAAGGATTAAAAAAGGAAACTGAAAAATTTGCTAAAGAAAGCTTACGTTTATTGAAAGAACGGTTGAAAAACGAGAAAAAGGTATACCGGGATATCAATCTGATTATTACGAATTTGTCTATCCCCGCAGCTCAAGCGAAAGATATCGCTTTTCAACTGAAAGGGGAATATGAAAAAGTGATTTTCATTGCGGGAGGTGTAAATGCCGGGAAGCCTCACCTGACCGTGATGATCAGTAATAGTATAGCAGAAGACTACGGGTTGAATGCCGGTCAGATCGTGCGTGAAGCTGCTCAGGAAATAAAAGGTGGCGGAGGCGGACAACCTTTCTTCGCAACTGCGGGAGGGGCCTATCCGGAAGGAATAGAAAAAGCCATCGAAAAAGCAGAAAAGTTAGTGATGCATAAAATTAATGTAGATTAG
- a CDS encoding MerR family transcriptional regulator, producing the protein MEQEKQPLKVYYSIGEVADMFGVNTSLIRFWEKEFDVIKPHKNKKGNRQFTKADIDNFHLIYHLVKEKGMTLKGAQMKLRENKAETETNFEVVKRLKAIKEELLQIKDQLQ; encoded by the coding sequence ATGGAACAGGAGAAACAACCATTAAAAGTATACTACTCAATCGGTGAAGTCGCCGATATGTTCGGAGTGAATACCTCACTGATTCGTTTTTGGGAAAAAGAATTCGACGTCATCAAACCACATAAAAACAAAAAAGGCAACCGCCAGTTTACCAAGGCAGATATCGACAATTTTCACCTGATCTATCATCTGGTCAAAGAAAAAGGCATGACACTCAAAGGTGCTCAGATGAAATTACGGGAAAACAAAGCGGAAACCGAAACCAACTTCGAAGTGGTAAAACGCCTGAAAGCAATCAAGGAAGAATTACTTCAGATTAAAGACCAATTACAATAA
- a CDS encoding transposase produces the protein MAKIQNISEIHPTLGFTEFDIIEKYRKSFHESELGRLHSVFPFERMAKTMGLSEQRLGRRNIFSPSAKIALMVLKAYTGFSDRQLVEHLNGNIHYQMFCGIMINPSFPITNYKIVSAIRNEIASRLDVDSLQEVLASHWKPYLDSLHVCMTDATCYESHMRFPTDMKLLWESLEWLYRQICLHCRDLGIRRPRNKYADVAKSYLSYCKKRKRKASRTRMLKRRMIRLLEKLLIQRDEIHREHGTSLRYTQDYQKRLSIIRKVLVQEKELFEGRKVRDRIVSIDRHYVRPIVRGKETKSVEFGAKVNNIQIDGISFIEHLSFKAFNEGIRLKDCIRMQQKLMNVRVRCVAADSIYANNANRKFCTKYGISTSFVRKGRAARDESLRKVLRSELSKERATRLEGSFGTQKQHYSLSRIKARNRKTEILWIFFGIHTANAILMIDKIRNRADKAA, from the coding sequence ATGGCTAAGATACAAAATATTTCGGAAATTCACCCTACTTTGGGCTTTACAGAATTTGATATTATAGAAAAATATCGCAAGAGTTTTCATGAGAGTGAGCTTGGCAGGCTTCATTCGGTGTTTCCGTTTGAGCGTATGGCAAAGACCATGGGCCTGTCGGAACAGCGACTGGGACGCAGGAACATCTTCAGTCCTTCGGCGAAGATCGCCCTTATGGTCCTGAAGGCGTACACCGGATTCTCTGACAGGCAGCTGGTGGAACATCTTAACGGGAACATACACTACCAGATGTTCTGCGGGATTATGATAAATCCGTCCTTTCCCATAACCAACTACAAGATAGTCAGTGCCATCCGCAATGAGATAGCGTCCCGTCTTGATGTTGATTCCCTCCAGGAAGTGCTGGCTTCACACTGGAAACCCTATCTTGACAGCCTTCACGTCTGTATGACCGATGCCACATGCTATGAGAGCCATATGCGTTTTCCTACGGATATGAAACTCCTTTGGGAAAGTCTGGAATGGCTCTACAGGCAAATCTGCCTTCATTGCAGAGATTTGGGTATAAGGCGTCCGCGCAACAAGTATGCGGATGTGGCGAAGTCCTATCTGTCCTACTGCAAGAAGAGAAAGAGGAAGGCTTCAAGGACAAGGATGCTCAAGCGTCGTATGATCAGACTCCTTGAAAAGCTCCTCATACAGAGGGATGAAATCCATAGAGAACATGGAACCTCACTCCGATATACCCAGGATTACCAGAAGCGTCTTTCCATCATCAGAAAGGTTCTTGTACAGGAAAAGGAGTTGTTTGAAGGCAGGAAGGTCAGGGACCGCATCGTCAGCATTGACCGTCATTATGTACGTCCCATTGTAAGAGGCAAGGAAACAAAGTCCGTCGAGTTCGGTGCGAAGGTCAACAACATACAGATAGACGGCATATCGTTCATCGAACACCTCTCGTTCAAGGCTTTCAACGAAGGTATACGCCTGAAGGACTGTATCCGCATGCAGCAGAAGCTCATGAATGTGAGGGTAAGATGCGTGGCTGCCGATTCCATATATGCCAATAATGCCAACAGAAAGTTCTGTACAAAATATGGAATATCCACATCCTTTGTACGCAAGGGAAGGGCGGCCAGGGATGAATCCTTGAGAAAGGTTCTCAGAAGTGAACTGTCAAAAGAAAGGGCCACCCGACTTGAAGGCAGCTTCGGCACACAGAAGCAGCATTACTCACTCTCAAGGATAAAGGCACGGAACAGGAAGACGGAAATCCTATGGATTTTCTTTGGAATACATACGGCAAATGCCATACTGATGATAGATAAAATCAGGAACCGGGCGGATAAAGCGGCATGA
- a CDS encoding valine--tRNA ligase, protein MIATNYNPKASEEKWYKYWMDHKLFHSEVDNSREPYCIVIPPPNVTGVLHMGHMLNNTIQDALVRRARLLGKNACWVPGTDHASIATEAKVVGKLQSEGIKKTDLTRDEFLKHAWDWTHTHGGIILKQLKRLGASCDWDRTAFTMDKERSESVLKVFVDLYNKGLIYRGVRMVNWDPKALTALSDEEVVYKEEHSKLYYLRYKIEGEDGYALVATTRPETIMGDTAMCINPKDPKNQHLRGKKVIVPLVGRTIPVIEDEYVDIEFGTGCLKVTPAHDVNDYMLGEKYHLPSIDIFNDNGTISEQAGIYVGMDRFDVREQIEKDLQAAGLLEKVEPYTNNVGFSERTNVPIEPKLSMQWFLKMEHLAEIALSPVMNDDIRFFPSKFKNTYRHWMENIKDWCISRQLWWGHRIPAWYLPEGGYVVAYNEEEALRLAREKSHNSNLTIADLRQDEDCLDTWFSSWLWPISLFDGINHPGNPEINYYYPTNDLVTGPDIIFFWVARMIMAGYEYEGKMPFKNVYFTGIVRDKLGRKMSKSLGNSPDPLDLIDKYGADGVRVGMLLCAPAGGDLLFDESLPEQGRNFTTKMWNAFKLVKSWEVASIDQPAHSRLALEWFNHLLGKVNETLNTQFDQYRISEALMTVYTTFRDEFSSWLLEMIKPAYGQPIDRKTYEETLNVFEQLLQLLHPFMPFITEEIWQTLRERQDGESIMISRLPKATSYDESYLLRFEAVKNIIVGIRNIRKQNNIAFKDVLELKVKKNERYPASFDSIIRKMGNIGQIGLVNEPVKGAWSFIVDTVEYFIPAQGEVNTAEVKAKLEEELNYTRGFLTSVMKKLSNEKFVNGAPEQVVANERKKQADAEVKIAAIEAQLKGDIQ, encoded by the coding sequence ATGATTGCTACAAATTACAATCCGAAAGCAAGCGAAGAGAAATGGTACAAGTACTGGATGGATCATAAACTATTCCATTCGGAAGTAGATAACAGCAGAGAACCTTACTGCATCGTCATCCCTCCTCCTAACGTCACCGGAGTTCTACACATGGGGCACATGCTGAACAATACAATACAGGATGCTTTGGTACGCCGGGCCCGTCTGTTAGGGAAAAATGCTTGCTGGGTGCCTGGCACGGACCACGCTTCGATAGCCACAGAAGCCAAAGTAGTAGGCAAGCTTCAAAGTGAAGGAATAAAAAAAACCGATCTGACCCGGGATGAATTTTTAAAACACGCCTGGGATTGGACGCATACACACGGCGGAATCATCCTCAAGCAATTGAAACGCCTGGGAGCTTCCTGTGACTGGGACCGTACTGCTTTTACCATGGATAAAGAACGAAGTGAAAGTGTACTGAAAGTTTTTGTCGACCTTTACAACAAGGGACTGATTTACCGGGGAGTACGTATGGTCAACTGGGATCCGAAAGCACTGACCGCTCTTTCCGACGAGGAAGTGGTTTACAAAGAAGAGCATAGTAAATTATACTATCTCCGTTATAAAATAGAAGGCGAAGACGGTTATGCCCTGGTAGCGACCACCCGTCCGGAGACCATCATGGGAGACACTGCTATGTGTATCAATCCCAAAGACCCTAAAAACCAGCATTTACGGGGAAAAAAGGTGATCGTTCCTTTGGTCGGGCGCACGATACCGGTTATCGAAGACGAATATGTCGATATTGAATTCGGTACAGGCTGTTTAAAAGTAACTCCAGCTCATGACGTCAACGACTATATGTTAGGTGAAAAATATCATTTGCCTTCTATCGATATTTTCAATGACAACGGTACGATCAGCGAGCAGGCCGGAATTTATGTCGGCATGGACCGTTTCGACGTACGGGAGCAGATAGAAAAAGATCTGCAAGCAGCAGGGTTATTGGAGAAAGTGGAACCTTACACCAATAATGTCGGTTTTTCGGAACGGACCAATGTGCCCATCGAGCCGAAACTATCTATGCAATGGTTCCTGAAAATGGAACATCTGGCAGAGATCGCTTTATCGCCGGTAATGAACGACGATATCCGTTTCTTCCCTTCTAAGTTCAAAAATACCTACAGACACTGGATGGAAAACATCAAAGACTGGTGTATCAGCCGTCAACTTTGGTGGGGCCACCGGATTCCGGCCTGGTATCTGCCTGAAGGCGGGTATGTCGTCGCTTATAACGAAGAGGAAGCTTTACGCTTAGCCCGGGAGAAAAGTCATAATTCGAATCTGACCATTGCAGATCTACGACAAGATGAAGATTGCCTCGACACTTGGTTTTCTTCCTGGTTATGGCCTATTTCCTTATTCGACGGAATCAACCATCCCGGAAATCCGGAAATCAATTATTACTATCCCACGAACGATCTGGTGACCGGCCCGGACATCATTTTCTTCTGGGTGGCTCGTATGATCATGGCCGGTTATGAATACGAAGGGAAAATGCCGTTCAAAAATGTATATTTCACCGGTATCGTACGGGATAAATTAGGCCGTAAGATGTCTAAATCCCTGGGAAATTCTCCTGATCCGTTGGATTTGATCGACAAATACGGAGCAGATGGGGTACGGGTAGGGATGTTATTATGTGCTCCGGCAGGAGGTGATTTACTGTTCGATGAAAGTCTGCCCGAACAAGGCCGTAATTTCACTACCAAGATGTGGAATGCGTTCAAGTTGGTAAAATCCTGGGAGGTAGCCTCCATCGACCAACCGGCCCATTCCCGTTTGGCGTTGGAATGGTTCAACCACTTGTTGGGAAAAGTAAACGAAACGTTGAATACCCAATTCGACCAATACCGGATCTCCGAAGCACTGATGACGGTATACACCACGTTCCGGGACGAATTTTCATCCTGGTTACTGGAAATGATCAAACCAGCGTACGGCCAGCCTATCGATCGGAAAACGTATGAGGAGACGCTGAATGTCTTCGAGCAACTGTTGCAATTACTGCATCCGTTTATGCCATTTATAACAGAAGAGATCTGGCAAACCTTACGCGAACGGCAAGACGGTGAAAGTATCATGATTTCACGACTCCCGAAGGCGACAAGTTATGACGAGAGTTATCTGTTACGCTTTGAAGCGGTAAAAAATATCATCGTAGGTATAAGAAATATCCGGAAACAAAATAATATCGCTTTCAAAGATGTCCTGGAGCTGAAGGTAAAAAAGAACGAACGTTATCCGGCTTCCTTCGATAGTATCATCCGTAAAATGGGAAATATCGGTCAGATCGGATTGGTTAACGAACCGGTCAAAGGAGCCTGGAGTTTTATCGTCGATACCGTCGAATATTTTATTCCGGCACAAGGTGAAGTAAACACAGCCGAAGTAAAAGCCAAACTGGAAGAAGAATTAAACTATACCCGTGGTTTTCTGACTTCAGTGATGAAAAAACTCAGTAATGAAAAATTCGTCAACGGTGCTCCCGAACAGGTAGTGGCCAATGAACGTAAAAAACAAGCCGATGCAGAGGTTAAAATTGCCGCAATCGAAGCACAGTTAAAAGGGGATATTCAGTAA
- a CDS encoding M23 family metallopeptidase produces the protein MAKTGYRFNPETLSYDRIHVSVKKKLWSLVVKFFSSLSLALVIFLIVSAIVDSPKEKALKREKEEILAQYHILNNELERMDEVLKNLETRDDNIYRVIFESEPIDASIRRAGSGGVNRYESLKDMDNAELIINTSKKLDELSKALYIQSKSYDEIETLAKNKIEMLASIPAILPVSLKDPSTRFSSSYGYRMHPIYKTVKLHAGMDFSGAVGTPIYATGNGKVVYAEIHQGYGKCVLIDHGFNYQTLYAHMSAYNVKAGQKVKRGDIIGYMGNTGMSTGPHIHYEVKKNGIPVDPINYYFNDLTADEYDKLVTEANNNGQTMD, from the coding sequence ATGGCGAAAACAGGTTATCGTTTTAATCCCGAAACACTGTCTTATGATAGAATACATGTCTCCGTAAAAAAGAAACTATGGTCGCTGGTCGTAAAATTCTTTTCCAGTTTATCCCTGGCCCTGGTCATCTTTTTGATTGTTTCCGCTATCGTCGATTCTCCGAAAGAAAAGGCGCTGAAAAGAGAAAAAGAAGAAATACTGGCTCAATATCATATTCTGAACAACGAATTGGAGCGTATGGACGAGGTATTGAAAAATCTGGAAACCCGGGATGACAATATCTATCGGGTGATATTCGAGTCCGAACCGATCGACGCTTCTATCCGCCGGGCAGGTTCGGGAGGAGTAAACCGGTATGAGTCCTTGAAAGACATGGACAATGCCGAATTGATCATCAATACCAGCAAAAAACTGGATGAATTATCGAAAGCGCTTTATATCCAAAGTAAATCGTACGATGAAATAGAAACATTGGCGAAAAATAAGATCGAAATGCTGGCATCGATACCGGCCATCTTACCCGTATCACTTAAAGATCCGAGTACCCGTTTTTCTTCCTCCTACGGCTATCGGATGCACCCGATTTATAAAACGGTAAAACTCCATGCCGGGATGGATTTTTCCGGAGCCGTCGGTACGCCGATCTATGCAACGGGAAACGGAAAAGTCGTATATGCAGAAATTCATCAAGGTTATGGAAAATGCGTATTGATCGACCACGGCTTCAATTATCAAACCCTTTACGCTCATATGAGCGCTTACAATGTTAAAGCAGGCCAAAAAGTCAAACGTGGCGATATCATCGGATATATGGGTAATACAGGGATGTCTACCGGGCCTCATATTCATTATGAAGTAAAGAAAAACGGCATTCCTGTCGATCCGATTAACTATTATTTCAACGATTTAACAGCCGATGAATATGATAAACTCGTAACAGAAGCAAACAATAACGGGCAAACCATGGATTAA